Proteins co-encoded in one Halorhodospira halophila genomic window:
- a CDS encoding slipin family protein: METVLIVVLAVLLSIVVSAIRVLREYERGVIFQLGRFWSVKGPGLILVIPFIQQMVRVDLRTVVMDVPSQDVISRDNVSVGVNAVLYFRVIDPQRAIINVEDYLSAVSQLAQTTLRSVLGQHELDEMLAERDKLNAHIQEILDQQTDYWGVKVANVEIKHVDIDESMIRAIAQQAEAERARRAKVIHAEGEMQAAEKLRDAAEVLGQSPASLQLRYLQTLVTVANENESSSIVFPLPLELLRAFGYSEGHGPGSGAHGQGTTTGDGGAR, from the coding sequence ATGGAAACCGTTCTTATTGTCGTCCTCGCCGTGCTGCTTTCGATCGTCGTCTCGGCGATCCGGGTCCTGCGCGAGTACGAGCGAGGTGTGATCTTCCAGCTCGGGCGTTTCTGGAGCGTTAAGGGCCCGGGCCTGATCCTGGTCATCCCCTTCATCCAGCAGATGGTCCGCGTCGACCTGCGCACGGTGGTCATGGACGTACCGAGCCAGGATGTGATCTCGCGGGATAACGTCTCGGTCGGCGTCAACGCGGTGCTCTACTTCCGCGTCATCGACCCGCAGCGGGCCATTATCAATGTTGAGGACTACCTCTCGGCGGTCAGTCAGCTGGCGCAGACCACGCTGCGATCGGTGCTTGGCCAGCACGAGCTCGACGAGATGCTGGCCGAGCGGGACAAGCTCAACGCGCACATCCAGGAGATCCTGGATCAGCAGACGGACTACTGGGGCGTGAAGGTGGCCAACGTGGAGATCAAGCACGTCGATATCGACGAGTCGATGATCCGGGCCATCGCTCAGCAGGCCGAGGCCGAGCGTGCCCGGCGGGCCAAGGTCATCCACGCCGAAGGCGAGATGCAGGCGGCCGAGAAGCTGCGGGATGCCGCCGAGGTGCTCGGCCAGAGCCCGGCCTCGCTGCAGCTGCGCTACCTGCAGACGCTGGTCACCGTGGCCAACGAGAATGAGAGTTCTTCGATCGTCTTCCCGCTTCCGCTGGAGCTGTTGCGTGCCTTTGGATACAGCGAGGGGCACGGGCCTGGTAGCGGTGCCCACGGGCAGGGGACGACCACCGGTGATGGAGGTGCGCGCTGA